DNA from Deltaproteobacteria bacterium:
ACGTGCCCTACGATGCGGCCACCGCGATCGGTCCCGACGCCATTCGCGCCAAACTCGAACTTGGTCTGGGTACGCTCGAACGGATTCCCACCACCATCCACGAGTTGCTCGAAAGCGGCGACACCATCATGGTCGAGCGCACCGAGGTGTGGCACCACCCGACGGGTGAGCGCGCGACGTTGAAAGTCGCCGCCGTGTTCAAGTTCCGCGACAGCAAGATCACGCTGTGGCGCGACTACTGGGACGCCAAGACACTCTTCGACCAGCAGCCTGCGACCTGGTTGCCGGACATCGCGCGTCCGTAGCGAATACATTCAAAAGAGGAGAGGGCGATGAGCATGCTGCAGGAGTTCCGCGAATTCGCGGTGAAGGGCAACATG
Protein-coding regions in this window:
- a CDS encoding nuclear transport factor 2 family protein; translation: MSRNADRLRQLFVDLDRLDFAAVAAHCTADCVYDDVPYDAATAIGPDAIRAKLELGLGTLERIPTTIHELLESGDTIMVERTEVWHHPTGERATLKVAAVFKFRDSKITLWRDYWDAKTLFDQQPATWLPDIARP